The following are from one region of the Cyanobium gracile PCC 6307 genome:
- a CDS encoding lysylphosphatidylglycerol synthase transmembrane domain-containing protein, translating into MAVRPGSAPPAASPAMRKRWFLGLVVTLALYLGLSIWFGFADVVRSLGALPWWCWALVPALVAAGYLLLFQRWQFYLRQLGHPLAWQPSSRIYVAGLALVAAPGRSGEALRGLWLQRRHGIPMQVGVGVTLAERVTDLAGALLVLAWGLGGRILPALAAGGATLAIGAWLLTHPAALRRLEAFLDRLPAHRRWHGLTRLLREALGAVGRLRRLLRPWPLLVGTALAALVWLIEASALMGLLQLQGDPLALTQAAVIRTAMALGGVLSFLPAGVGTAEATAIGLAVAFGVDRPAALAVTLVLRVCTVLLPTAVGLVVLGRHRDGGEAMPA; encoded by the coding sequence GTGGCTGTCCGTCCCGGTTCCGCCCCGCCGGCGGCGAGCCCGGCGATGAGGAAGCGCTGGTTCCTGGGGTTGGTGGTGACCCTGGCGCTCTACCTGGGGCTCAGCATCTGGTTCGGTTTCGCCGATGTGGTGCGCTCCCTGGGGGCGCTGCCCTGGTGGTGCTGGGCGCTGGTACCGGCCCTGGTGGCCGCGGGCTATCTGCTGCTATTCCAGCGCTGGCAGTTCTATCTGCGGCAGCTGGGGCACCCCCTGGCCTGGCAGCCCAGCAGCCGGATCTACGTCGCCGGCCTGGCCCTGGTCGCCGCCCCCGGCCGCAGCGGCGAGGCTCTGCGGGGGCTGTGGCTGCAGCGCCGCCACGGCATCCCGATGCAGGTCGGCGTGGGGGTGACCCTGGCCGAACGGGTGACCGACCTGGCCGGAGCCCTGCTGGTGCTGGCCTGGGGGCTCGGGGGGCGGATCCTGCCGGCCCTGGCGGCGGGCGGGGCGACCCTGGCCATCGGCGCCTGGCTGCTGACCCACCCGGCCGCCCTGCGGCGCCTGGAGGCGTTCCTCGACCGGCTGCCGGCCCACCGGCGCTGGCACGGACTGACCCGGCTGCTGCGGGAGGCCCTCGGGGCGGTGGGCCGGCTGCGGCGGCTGCTGCGGCCCTGGCCCCTGCTGGTGGGCACCGCCCTGGCGGCGCTGGTGTGGCTGATCGAGGCGTCAGCGCTGATGGGCCTGCTGCAGCTGCAGGGGGATCCCCTGGCCCTCACCCAGGCCGCCGTGATCCGCACCGCCATGGCTTTGGGCGGGGTCCTCTCCTTCCTGCCGGCGGGGGTCGGCACCGCGGAGGCCACGGCCATTGGCCTGGCGGTGGCCTTCGGTGTCGACCGGCCGGCGGCGCTGGCGGTCACCCTTGTGCTGCGGGTGTGCACCGTGCTGCTGCCCACCGCGGTGGGCCTGGTGGTGCTGGGCCGCCATCGGGACGGTGGCGAGGCGATGCCGGCGTGA